The following proteins are co-located in the Spirosoma montaniterrae genome:
- a CDS encoding beta-ketoacyl-ACP synthase III, whose product MSKAAITGVHGYVPDYVLTNAELERMVDTNDEWITTRTGIKERHILKGEGMGSSHMGAKAVAGLLEKTNTRADEIDLLICATTTPDYVFPCTANLICDMVGIRNVGSFDIQAACSGFLYALTVGSQFVETGKCRKVVIVGADKMSAIVDYTDRTTCILFGDGAGAVLLESAEDGYGIIDSLIKSDGVGQNHLFQKAGGSRYPPTHETVEKRWHYVYQDGPSVFKFAVKNMADVSAEIMERNQLTGSEVAWLVPHQANKRIIDATANRMGIESDKVMMNIHKYGNTTAATIPLCLYDYEPQLKKGDNLVLAAFGGGFTWGAAYVKWAY is encoded by the coding sequence ATGAGTAAAGCTGCGATCACTGGAGTTCATGGATACGTGCCAGACTACGTGCTGACCAACGCTGAGTTGGAGCGCATGGTAGACACAAACGATGAATGGATTACAACCCGTACTGGCATTAAAGAACGACACATTCTGAAAGGCGAGGGCATGGGGTCGTCGCACATGGGAGCGAAAGCAGTGGCCGGCTTACTCGAAAAGACCAATACACGGGCCGACGAAATCGATCTGCTCATCTGTGCCACCACTACGCCCGATTACGTGTTCCCCTGCACCGCTAATCTGATTTGCGATATGGTTGGCATTCGTAATGTTGGCAGTTTCGATATTCAGGCGGCCTGTTCGGGATTTTTGTATGCGCTGACAGTGGGTTCGCAGTTTGTCGAAACCGGAAAATGCCGTAAAGTGGTTATTGTTGGGGCCGATAAGATGTCGGCTATCGTTGATTATACTGACCGCACAACCTGCATATTGTTTGGCGACGGAGCCGGGGCCGTATTACTCGAATCTGCCGAAGACGGCTACGGCATCATCGACTCACTCATCAAGTCGGACGGCGTTGGGCAGAATCACCTCTTTCAGAAAGCCGGAGGAAGCCGCTATCCGCCTACGCACGAGACTGTTGAAAAACGCTGGCACTACGTCTATCAGGATGGGCCATCGGTGTTCAAATTCGCCGTTAAAAACATGGCCGACGTTTCGGCGGAAATCATGGAACGTAATCAGCTTACGGGCAGTGAGGTAGCCTGGTTAGTGCCGCATCAGGCCAACAAGCGCATTATCGATGCCACTGCCAACCGCATGGGCATTGAGTCTGATAAGGTAATGATGAATATTCATAAGTACGGCAATACCACAGCCGCCACCATTCCGCTATGCCTATACGACTATGAGCCGCAACTGAAAAAGGGCGACAACCTCGTATTGGCCGCATTTGGCGGTGGCTTCACGTGGGGTGCCGCCTACGTGAAGTGGGCTTATTAG
- a CDS encoding S41 family peptidase: protein MYFNRTVLVFLLLCGLRCPALTQPLTPQQARTDLTFLKRKLDLLHPGMGYYTPQPQMEQLYDSLYNRLTASMDYLAFFRHLSPLVSALKDGHTNLNHRKNYISRNTRFIPFYIRLVENRYYISHNVSADTSLRRGTELLTINGRTVADLHQHFMNVDHSGSDGDNQTGRRQWSLVQFADYYAAWHGSVDSIAITFRRPGDTTTHAARLRCPTLDGFRTTMYRRYGTERDTRPNLSVRLVDTLTHTAVLRISSFMGPKKTDLFQWSFNRRLRRAFRQLRAENVQNLIVDVQGNGGGAVINSARLLRYWMPERFSIMQHEEMKRAARAELITRWNPLSALNFSLQYKPVGSSGFASRSGRRQYQPRSRTAFQGNLYFLMNGASFSASTSVLAKTLDAGIGTFVGEASGSAFWGDFAGHFKTVTLPNSRIQVRIPLKKLTHAVLAERANGFTVEPDFVVTRTHDDLMTNRDYVLEYALRLIRQGVAVRATTNSQQSAISN from the coding sequence ATGTATTTTAACCGAACCGTCCTCGTTTTTCTGTTGCTTTGTGGGCTGCGCTGTCCGGCATTGACCCAACCCCTGACCCCTCAGCAGGCCCGTACTGACCTGACGTTCCTGAAACGTAAGCTTGATTTGCTCCACCCCGGCATGGGCTACTATACGCCACAGCCTCAGATGGAGCAGTTATACGATTCACTGTATAACCGACTGACGGCTTCGATGGACTATCTGGCGTTTTTCCGCCACCTCAGCCCACTCGTTTCGGCACTCAAGGATGGACATACGAACCTGAACCACCGGAAAAATTATATCTCCCGAAACACGCGCTTTATTCCATTTTATATCCGGCTCGTTGAGAACCGCTATTACATAAGCCACAACGTATCTGCCGATACGAGCCTCCGGCGTGGCACCGAACTGCTAACCATTAATGGCCGGACGGTGGCTGACCTGCACCAGCATTTTATGAACGTCGATCACTCCGGCTCAGACGGCGACAATCAGACAGGGCGACGGCAGTGGAGTCTGGTACAGTTTGCCGATTATTATGCCGCCTGGCACGGTTCTGTCGATTCTATTGCTATCACCTTCCGCCGACCGGGCGATACAACTACGCACGCTGCCCGCCTGCGCTGCCCTACGCTCGATGGTTTTCGGACTACAATGTACCGCCGTTACGGAACGGAACGCGACACCCGTCCCAACTTGTCGGTTCGGCTTGTCGATACGCTGACCCACACCGCCGTGCTGCGTATATCGTCGTTTATGGGACCGAAAAAAACCGATCTGTTTCAGTGGTCGTTCAATCGTCGGCTTCGGCGGGCGTTTCGGCAACTGAGAGCCGAAAACGTTCAGAATCTGATTGTCGACGTACAGGGCAATGGCGGGGGTGCGGTCATCAATTCGGCCCGGCTGCTGCGCTACTGGATGCCGGAGCGGTTTTCAATCATGCAGCACGAAGAGATGAAACGAGCCGCCCGTGCCGAACTCATTACGCGCTGGAATCCATTGTCGGCCCTGAATTTTAGTCTGCAATATAAGCCGGTGGGGTCGAGTGGTTTCGCGAGCCGGTCGGGACGGCGGCAGTATCAGCCGCGCAGCCGCACGGCTTTTCAGGGTAATTTGTACTTTCTGATGAACGGGGCTTCCTTTTCGGCTTCGACGTCGGTGCTGGCAAAAACGCTCGATGCGGGCATAGGTACGTTTGTGGGTGAAGCCAGTGGGAGCGCGTTCTGGGGCGATTTTGCGGGTCATTTCAAAACCGTTACGCTTCCAAATTCGCGCATTCAGGTTCGGATTCCGCTCAAGAAACTCACCCATGCCGTGCTGGCCGAACGCGCCAATGGCTTTACGGTCGAGCCGGATTTTGTGGTTACGCGCACACACGACGACCTGATGACGAACCGCGATTATGTACTGGAATATGCCCTCCGGCTTATTCGGCAGGGTGTAGCAGTACGTGCAACTACGAACAGTCAGCAGTCAGCAATCAGCAATTAA
- a CDS encoding PolC-type DNA polymerase III: protein MYCIVDVETTGGVNGPTRLTEIAMFRHDGQQVIDSFHSLLNPGCPIPPFIRHLTGITDEMVADAPVFADIAPDVLRLSEGAVFVAHNVGFDFNFIKKELGWAGHEFYRRTLCTVRTSRKLIPGYPSYSLGKLCHSLGIPLNGRHRAQGDAAATVQLFELLLQHDQQGLIPLNGSH, encoded by the coding sequence TTGTATTGTATTGTTGACGTTGAAACTACTGGGGGCGTAAACGGCCCCACCCGGCTGACCGAGATTGCCATGTTCCGCCACGATGGGCAACAGGTGATTGATTCGTTTCATTCGCTGCTGAACCCCGGTTGCCCCATTCCGCCTTTTATTCGCCACCTCACCGGTATTACTGACGAGATGGTAGCCGATGCGCCCGTGTTTGCCGATATTGCGCCCGACGTACTACGCCTGAGCGAGGGAGCCGTGTTTGTGGCGCACAACGTTGGCTTCGACTTCAATTTTATCAAGAAAGAATTAGGCTGGGCCGGTCACGAGTTCTACCGTCGAACGCTGTGTACGGTTCGCACCAGCCGGAAGCTGATTCCCGGCTATCCGTCGTATAGTTTAGGCAAGCTGTGCCACTCGCTCGGTATTCCGCTCAATGGCCGGCATCGGGCGCAGGGCGACGCAGCCGCCACCGTACAATTGTTCGAGTTGTTGCTCCAGCACGATCAGCAGGGCCTAATTCCGCTCAATGGCTCGCATTAG
- the accC gene encoding acetyl-CoA carboxylase biotin carboxylase subunit has translation MFKKILIANRGEIALRIIRTCREMGIRTVAVYSTADRDSLHVRFADEAVCIGPPPSRQSYLSIPSIISAAEVTGADAIHPGYGFLSENAEFSQICADYGIKFIGATAEQINGMGDKATAKATMRAAGVPVIPGSDGLLESVEQGKKLSAEMGYPVIVKATAGGGGRGMRIIRSEDEFEKAWNDARTEAGAAFGNDGLYLEKFVEEPRHIEIQIVGDQYGRVCHLSERDCSIQRRHQKLVEETPSPIVSDALRQEMGEAAIKGAQAIGYEGAGTIEFLVDKHGKFYFMEMNTRIQVEHPITEEVTDFDLIKEQIKVAAGVEISGRNYLPKVYAMECRINAEDPANGFRPSPGKITVLHLPGGHGVRIDSHVYAGYTIPPNYDSMIAKIIVSGQSREEVITRMKRALQEFVIEGIKTTIPFHIRLMDDPKFKSGKFTTAFLDTFDFSGL, from the coding sequence ATGTTTAAGAAAATCCTCATCGCTAACCGGGGCGAAATTGCGCTGCGGATTATTCGGACCTGCCGCGAAATGGGCATCCGAACCGTAGCCGTATACTCGACCGCCGACCGCGACAGCCTGCACGTGCGCTTCGCCGACGAGGCTGTTTGTATTGGCCCGCCACCAAGTCGGCAATCGTATCTGAGCATTCCCAGCATTATTTCAGCAGCAGAAGTAACCGGTGCCGATGCCATTCATCCTGGCTACGGTTTTTTGTCGGAAAACGCCGAATTCTCGCAAATCTGTGCTGATTACGGTATTAAGTTTATTGGTGCTACTGCCGAGCAAATTAACGGTATGGGCGACAAGGCTACGGCCAAAGCCACCATGCGGGCTGCGGGTGTTCCGGTTATCCCCGGCTCCGACGGGTTGCTCGAATCGGTTGAACAGGGTAAAAAGCTATCCGCCGAAATGGGCTACCCCGTCATTGTGAAAGCCACGGCGGGCGGGGGCGGTCGAGGCATGCGCATTATTCGCTCGGAAGACGAATTTGAAAAAGCCTGGAACGACGCCCGAACCGAAGCCGGTGCTGCTTTTGGTAATGACGGTCTGTACCTCGAAAAATTCGTAGAAGAGCCGCGTCACATCGAAATCCAGATTGTCGGCGACCAATACGGGCGCGTATGCCACCTCTCGGAACGTGACTGTTCGATTCAGCGTCGGCATCAGAAATTGGTAGAAGAAACGCCTTCGCCGATTGTGTCGGATGCGCTGCGGCAGGAAATGGGCGAAGCAGCTATCAAAGGAGCGCAGGCCATTGGCTATGAAGGTGCAGGAACCATCGAATTTCTGGTCGATAAACACGGGAAGTTCTATTTCATGGAGATGAACACCCGGATTCAGGTTGAACACCCGATTACGGAAGAAGTAACGGATTTTGACCTGATTAAAGAGCAGATTAAAGTAGCGGCTGGCGTTGAGATTTCGGGCCGGAACTACCTGCCCAAAGTGTATGCGATGGAGTGCCGAATCAACGCTGAAGACCCGGCCAACGGCTTCCGGCCATCGCCTGGTAAGATTACGGTATTACACCTGCCCGGCGGTCACGGCGTTCGGATCGACAGCCACGTGTATGCAGGTTACACCATTCCGCCGAATTACGACTCCATGATTGCCAAGATCATTGTGTCGGGCCAATCGCGCGAAGAAGTCATCACACGTATGAAGCGGGCCTTGCAGGAGTTCGTGATCGAAGGCATTAAAACCACGATTCCGTTTCACATCCGGCTTATGGACGACCCTAAATTCAAATCAGGTAAATTCACAACCGCGTTCCTCGATACGTTCGATTTTTCGGGGCTTTAA
- a CDS encoding ligand-binding sensor domain-containing protein, with amino-acid sequence MLFCCLLAQNGHAQMVRPDAPTTFRVEHIGVNDGLTQGSVYVMHKDSRNFLWFGTQDGLNRYDGHRFRTFRPIETGSGTDSAGTIRGSNIFGLIEDPDGNLWIGTEEGLNRYDRQRDRFDLMPTPAAGPRRSRVLPFYVDKTELLYLSDVEGLVSYRYRSKQKTILSSEFHPSKEYDLPSSAVRMPNGDIWLHAPKGLVRYNSRTKTTTRYFSDYPDNSFGPATTVFSFYIDKANIVWMGCSSGLFRFDPVQHTVQAYQQYQGRPISAVYSIAPDQRGRLWLGTQHDGVLFLDTRSQLMGQISAFTNIREQLNNYEISKIYVDNTGLIWANTDPNGLARIIPDAFLFGGLMKQRTAETTPADQQLSNYSVRGFMEERFDRIWVATEGGIDVVDPRANRVVQRYLAKEIQSDMPMHHTIKSVYRDPQRRIWVGTPGGVMAFDPKTQRFDPIRFSDEASSGVSENYVRVLVGVNDTLLIAGTEDGLYGLNPVRRRLDKLPILTGRNIFNVWFDAAERQLWVGTYLNGFFRYQLPTKPGEAWKLIQTGLDGYMVLHLRPDTLRQVMWLATDRGLAACKLATGKVKLYTERQGLANSFVYGSLADLDNNVWMSTNRGIARLDPNTGAIKNFMLDDGLQGYEYNGNAYLRTASGELYFGGVNGFNRFRPDHFRSSSLSPSLHIYNLTINEEPFQSDQYIGERTAVDLDNGQNTLAMEFAAIDFISNGRNMYQYQLVGYDPQWVMAGERNYVRYANLPPGNYTFQVRAANMDGHWSSRVRKLVIHINAPFWQQWPFLLLTTLGLGLIILAWVRQRENAIRNQQASRLRLAYDIQEQVKRDIARDLHDEIGTRLATIKLYTTQLTQQVGETPPILSLKSTIFGLINDTIGDVRNLLRKLNPATLEQHGYVAAVEELFSRINASSMVRAQMVADEHVKNTSDETAERLPKDIEVMLYRITQELVSNSLKHANAHFLELRFMQQADRILLNYLDDGVGFDYDRARRNGTGLGLGNIESRVALLNGRVTWQSEPDHGTRVLIDIPLGPLPKRRFYESLTDQPNASH; translated from the coding sequence ATGCTGTTTTGTTGCCTGCTGGCACAGAACGGACACGCGCAGATGGTCAGACCCGACGCCCCGACTACGTTTCGGGTCGAACATATCGGTGTGAACGATGGACTGACGCAGGGTTCGGTCTATGTGATGCACAAAGACAGCCGAAACTTTCTGTGGTTCGGCACGCAGGATGGCCTGAATCGCTACGATGGTCATCGGTTCCGAACGTTTCGACCCATTGAAACCGGCAGCGGCACCGACTCGGCGGGAACCATCCGGGGCAGCAATATTTTCGGCCTGATTGAAGACCCCGATGGCAACCTTTGGATTGGCACCGAGGAGGGGCTTAACCGATACGACCGTCAGCGCGACCGATTCGATCTGATGCCGACACCAGCCGCTGGCCCACGCCGGAGCCGGGTACTTCCATTTTATGTCGATAAAACCGAACTGCTGTACCTGAGCGATGTGGAAGGCTTAGTGAGTTACCGCTACCGCAGCAAGCAGAAAACGATACTCAGTTCTGAATTTCACCCATCTAAAGAGTATGATCTGCCCAGTTCAGCCGTCCGAATGCCCAACGGCGATATTTGGCTTCATGCGCCCAAAGGGTTGGTGCGCTACAACTCCCGAACAAAAACTACAACCCGCTATTTCAGCGATTATCCCGATAACTCATTCGGTCCGGCCACAACCGTTTTCTCGTTTTACATCGACAAGGCCAACATCGTCTGGATGGGATGCAGCAGCGGACTGTTTCGCTTCGACCCGGTGCAGCATACCGTACAGGCATACCAGCAGTATCAGGGGCGACCAATCAGTGCTGTTTACAGCATTGCACCCGATCAGCGGGGGCGGCTTTGGCTCGGCACGCAGCACGATGGCGTACTGTTTTTAGACACACGGTCGCAGTTGATGGGTCAGATCAGCGCGTTTACCAACATCAGGGAGCAACTTAACAACTACGAAATCAGCAAAATTTACGTTGATAACACCGGGCTTATCTGGGCAAATACCGACCCGAATGGCCTGGCGCGTATTATACCCGACGCGTTTCTGTTTGGTGGTCTGATGAAACAGCGAACCGCCGAGACTACACCCGCCGATCAGCAACTGAGTAATTATTCGGTTCGCGGCTTCATGGAAGAGCGGTTCGACCGGATTTGGGTGGCTACAGAGGGTGGTATCGATGTTGTTGACCCACGCGCCAACCGTGTGGTGCAACGCTATCTGGCTAAGGAAATTCAGAGCGACATGCCAATGCACCATACGATAAAAAGCGTATATCGTGACCCGCAACGGCGCATTTGGGTCGGCACGCCGGGAGGAGTGATGGCTTTTGACCCGAAAACGCAACGTTTTGATCCAATCCGGTTTTCGGATGAGGCCAGTAGTGGCGTATCCGAAAACTATGTTCGGGTGCTGGTTGGCGTGAACGATACATTGCTGATTGCCGGTACGGAAGATGGCCTCTATGGGCTGAACCCCGTTCGCCGTCGGTTAGATAAGCTACCCATTTTAACTGGTCGCAATATTTTTAATGTATGGTTCGATGCGGCTGAGCGGCAGTTGTGGGTGGGCACCTATCTGAACGGATTCTTTCGTTACCAACTGCCCACCAAACCGGGCGAAGCCTGGAAACTAATACAGACCGGGCTGGATGGCTACATGGTGTTGCACCTTCGTCCTGATACACTACGGCAGGTGATGTGGCTGGCAACCGACCGGGGCCTGGCTGCCTGTAAACTGGCTACGGGCAAAGTAAAACTCTACACCGAACGGCAGGGACTGGCGAACTCATTTGTCTACGGCAGTTTGGCCGACCTCGACAACAACGTCTGGATGAGTACCAACCGGGGCATTGCCCGGCTTGACCCGAACACCGGAGCCATAAAAAATTTTATGCTCGACGATGGCTTGCAGGGCTATGAATACAATGGCAATGCCTATCTCCGCACTGCGTCGGGCGAGTTGTATTTTGGTGGTGTCAATGGCTTCAATCGTTTCCGGCCCGATCATTTCCGCTCGTCGTCGCTCAGCCCTTCGCTGCATATCTATAACCTGACTATCAACGAAGAACCCTTTCAATCGGATCAGTACATCGGCGAGCGAACCGCCGTTGACCTGGATAATGGGCAGAATACGCTGGCAATGGAGTTTGCGGCTATTGATTTTATCAGCAATGGCCGCAACATGTATCAATACCAGCTCGTTGGGTACGATCCGCAATGGGTGATGGCAGGTGAGCGCAACTATGTTCGCTACGCCAATCTGCCACCAGGCAACTACACGTTTCAGGTACGGGCGGCTAATATGGACGGACACTGGAGCAGCCGGGTGCGTAAGCTTGTCATACACATTAACGCCCCATTCTGGCAGCAATGGCCGTTTCTGCTGCTAACAACGCTGGGCCTGGGCCTGATTATTCTGGCGTGGGTTCGGCAACGCGAAAACGCCATCCGAAACCAGCAGGCCAGTCGGCTCCGGCTGGCCTACGATATTCAGGAACAGGTAAAACGCGACATTGCCCGCGATCTGCACGATGAAATTGGAACCCGGCTGGCAACCATCAAACTATATACGACCCAACTGACCCAGCAGGTAGGCGAAACGCCCCCTATTCTATCCCTCAAGTCAACTATTTTCGGTTTGATTAATGATACCATCGGCGACGTGCGGAATTTGTTGCGCAAACTGAACCCTGCCACGCTCGAACAACACGGCTACGTAGCCGCTGTGGAAGAATTGTTTTCGCGGATCAATGCCAGCAGTATGGTTCGGGCGCAGATGGTGGCCGATGAACACGTGAAAAACACCTCGGACGAAACAGCGGAGCGACTGCCCAAAGATATCGAAGTGATGCTCTACCGCATTACGCAGGAGTTAGTCAGCAATTCGCTGAAACATGCCAATGCGCACTTCCTGGAACTCCGGTTTATGCAACAGGCCGACCGCATACTGCTCAACTACCTCGATGATGGCGTAGGATTCGACTACGACCGGGCGCGTCGGAACGGAACAGGCTTAGGATTGGGTAATATTGAATCGCGGGTGGCTCTGCTCAACGGGCGCGTAACCTGGCAAAGCGAACCCGACCACGGCACCCGCGTATTGATTGACATACCGCTCGGCCCGCTACCCAAACGACGTTTCTACGAAAGCCTGACCGACCAGCCTAATGCGAGCCATTGA
- the plsX gene encoding phosphate acyltransferase PlsX, with the protein MKIAVDAMGGDYAPDAIVEGVVMAAAGLPEQVTIVLVGRQSIVQALLTKYGADARTNIECVQAEDIIDMGEHPTKALSQKPNSSIGVGFKLLKDRQVQAFCSAGNTGAMHVGALFSVKAIEGVIRPCIAGFVPQITGGHAVMLDIGANADCKPEMLAQFGEIGSIYAQYTFGIDRPRVALMNIGHEEQKGSLVAQAAHQLLKDNRRINFIGNIEGGDFFAGKTDVIVTDGFTGNTLFKLGESFYGLAKERGITDAFIDQTNYESVGGSPILGVHGNVIIAHGISSPLAIRNMISLAIRQVESDAYTKIAQALS; encoded by the coding sequence ATGAAGATTGCAGTAGACGCGATGGGGGGCGATTACGCACCAGATGCAATTGTCGAGGGTGTTGTAATGGCCGCTGCCGGGTTGCCGGAACAAGTGACGATTGTGCTGGTGGGCCGGCAATCTATTGTGCAGGCATTGTTAACTAAGTATGGTGCCGATGCCCGAACGAATATTGAATGCGTTCAGGCTGAAGACATTATCGATATGGGCGAACACCCCACTAAGGCCCTCTCGCAGAAGCCCAATTCCAGTATTGGAGTTGGGTTTAAATTATTGAAAGACAGGCAGGTTCAGGCTTTTTGCAGTGCCGGCAATACCGGTGCCATGCATGTGGGAGCCCTGTTCAGCGTTAAAGCGATTGAGGGCGTTATCCGACCCTGCATCGCCGGATTTGTGCCGCAGATTACCGGGGGTCATGCTGTTATGCTCGACATTGGTGCCAATGCCGACTGCAAACCCGAAATGCTGGCTCAGTTCGGCGAAATCGGGTCAATCTACGCGCAGTATACGTTCGGTATCGACCGGCCCCGCGTGGCTCTGATGAACATCGGCCATGAAGAACAAAAAGGGTCGTTGGTAGCGCAGGCAGCTCATCAGCTTCTTAAAGACAATCGTCGGATTAACTTTATCGGTAATATTGAAGGGGGCGATTTTTTCGCCGGAAAAACCGACGTAATTGTTACGGACGGGTTCACCGGTAACACGCTGTTCAAACTCGGCGAATCGTTTTACGGCCTGGCGAAGGAGCGCGGCATTACCGACGCGTTTATCGATCAAACAAATTACGAGTCTGTTGGCGGAAGCCCCATTCTGGGTGTACATGGCAACGTTATTATAGCCCACGGCATTTCATCACCACTGGCTATTAGAAATATGATCAGTCTGGCGATTCGTCAGGTTGAATCAGACGCATATACCAAAATTGCACAGGCACTGAGTTGA
- the rpmF gene encoding 50S ribosomal protein L32: MAHPKRRHSSTRRDKRRTHYKATAVTLSTDTQTGEVHQRHHAHVFEGNLFYKGQMIVENYVKTV, from the coding sequence ATGGCACATCCCAAACGGCGTCACTCGAGCACCCGGCGCGACAAACGCAGAACGCACTATAAAGCAACAGCAGTAACGCTCTCGACCGATACCCAAACCGGCGAAGTACATCAGCGGCACCATGCCCACGTTTTCGAAGGGAATCTGTTTTATAAAGGACAGATGATTGTCGAGAATTACGTCAAGACGGTCTAA
- the accB gene encoding acetyl-CoA carboxylase biotin carboxyl carrier protein produces the protein MSTQEIQQLIDFISQSGLDEVNIETTDLKISVKRYGIGAPAVAPAATPGAVAPMPAAPAPVAPAPQSTAPATPAPTPAAASNYVTIKSPMIGTFYRSSNPETPSFVEVGDNVSEGKVVCIIEAMKLFNEIESEVSGRIVKVLVENATPVEYDQPLFLVEPI, from the coding sequence ATGAGCACACAGGAAATTCAGCAACTAATCGACTTTATCTCGCAGTCGGGTTTAGACGAGGTGAACATTGAAACGACTGATCTGAAAATCAGCGTGAAACGCTACGGTATAGGTGCGCCTGCTGTTGCCCCTGCCGCAACACCCGGTGCGGTCGCTCCAATGCCGGCAGCACCAGCACCTGTTGCACCAGCTCCGCAATCGACAGCCCCGGCAACGCCCGCTCCGACTCCGGCGGCAGCCTCGAACTACGTGACCATTAAATCGCCAATGATTGGTACGTTCTACCGATCATCGAACCCCGAAACGCCATCGTTCGTGGAAGTGGGCGACAATGTTAGCGAAGGTAAGGTGGTGTGTATCATCGAAGCCATGAAACTATTCAACGAAATCGAGTCGGAAGTATCGGGCCGTATCGTGAAAGTGCTGGTCGAAAATGCCACCCCCGTCGAGTACGATCAGCCGCTCTTCCTTGTTGAACCCATCTAA
- the efp gene encoding elongation factor P, with protein sequence MATTADIRNGLVINYNNDLFQITEFQHVKPGKGAAFVRTKLKSLTTGRVIDNTFNSGVTIFPVRVERRKFQFLYKDEAGYNFMDQETFDQINLDEKLVEGADLMKEGQEVEIVINADTETPLSCELPPFVELEVTYAEPGIKGDTANSPKKRVEVESGAKIMVPLFIDSGQKIRVDTRTREYVERVK encoded by the coding sequence ATGGCAACAACTGCAGACATCCGCAACGGATTAGTCATCAACTACAACAACGATCTTTTTCAGATTACTGAATTTCAGCACGTAAAACCCGGTAAGGGCGCGGCTTTTGTGCGAACAAAACTCAAAAGTCTGACCACAGGCCGGGTTATCGACAATACCTTCAACTCCGGTGTCACGATCTTCCCCGTGCGGGTCGAACGCCGGAAGTTTCAGTTTCTCTACAAAGACGAAGCCGGTTACAACTTCATGGATCAGGAAACTTTCGATCAGATTAACCTCGATGAGAAGCTGGTGGAAGGTGCCGACCTGATGAAAGAAGGGCAGGAAGTAGAAATCGTAATCAACGCCGATACCGAAACGCCCCTCTCGTGCGAATTGCCGCCCTTCGTGGAGTTGGAAGTGACCTATGCCGAGCCGGGCATTAAAGGCGACACTGCCAACAGCCCCAAAAAGCGGGTCGAAGTAGAGTCTGGAGCCAAAATTATGGTGCCCCTATTCATCGACTCGGGCCAGAAAATCCGCGTCGATACCCGCACCCGCGAATACGTAGAACGAGTTAAATAA
- a CDS encoding YceD family protein produces MNALRAYNIHIAGLENKQYDYSFESGDAFFAALEQDLIEKGNVHTRLTLDKSETMIRLDFHITGTVEQTCDRSLDLYDEPIDTRQMMLLKFSDHNEELSDEIELIERNTATINVARYIFEFIGLSLPMKRLHPRFRDDEAEFDNDEQNGRVVYSSGGSLDDVNDDKSQEADPRWAALRKLSDN; encoded by the coding sequence GTGAACGCGTTACGGGCATACAACATCCATATTGCCGGGCTGGAAAACAAGCAGTACGACTACAGTTTCGAGTCGGGCGATGCGTTTTTTGCGGCTCTGGAGCAGGATTTGATCGAGAAAGGCAACGTACACACGCGGCTGACGCTCGACAAATCGGAAACGATGATCCGGCTCGATTTTCACATTACCGGCACCGTTGAACAAACCTGCGACCGCAGTTTAGACTTGTACGACGAGCCGATTGATACGCGGCAGATGATGTTGCTTAAGTTCAGCGACCACAACGAAGAACTAAGCGACGAAATCGAGCTGATCGAGCGGAACACGGCCACCATCAACGTGGCACGGTATATTTTCGAGTTCATAGGGCTGTCGTTACCGATGAAGCGGCTACACCCGCGTTTTCGCGACGACGAAGCAGAATTCGACAACGACGAACAAAACGGTCGGGTCGTGTACAGTTCGGGCGGTAGTCTGGACGATGTAAACGACGACAAATCGCAGGAAGCAGACCCCCGCTGGGCCGCCCTGCGAAAATTAAGTGATAACTAA